The genome window GGCACGGTGACGCGGCCCGAATAGGCCGGGTCGGCGCGGGTGTAGATCTGGTGGAAGAAATCGCTGCCGAACAGGCTGTCGCCGGTCGCGCCGTCCTCTTTCAGGAACGTCCAGCCGTCGTCGCCCATATAGTGGTGGACGACGTCGACGGAGATGATCTCCTCCAGCTTCTTCAGCTTGCGCACGATCAGGGTGCGGTGCGCCCACGGGCAGGCGAGCGAGACGTAGAGATGGTAGCGGCCCGGCTCGGCCCTGAAGCCGCGCGTACGTCCTTCGGCCGGCGCGCCGTCCTTCGTCACCCAGTCGCGGAACTGCGAGACGGACCGCTCGAAGCGGCCGCCGCTCTTTTCCGTGTCGTACCACTCGTTCTTCCAGACACCGTCAACCAGAAGGCCCATCTTCTCGCTCCATCGTTTGCGTCGATCTAGGTCGGACGCGGCGAGGGGAAAACAGTCTTGTCGCTGAACAGTTCGTCACCGGCGTTCACGAATGGCGATTGCAGCGGCAGGAATTTGATGCTAGCGGACAAACCCATGCCGGCAAGGTGGCCGGCGGGAGGGCAGGTCTTGATCGCAATCCGGTTCGAGCGACGACGAATGGTCTGAGGCGCGCCCTCGCGCGCGCGGCGCGGCCCCGTGCCCGCCTGGCCCCTCCCACGCTTTCGCACCCGGATGACCGACAATGAGCCTTGCCGATATGGCCACCGACGTGGCCTATGCCCTCGAAGCCGCCGAACACGACCCTGAAATCGAAGACATCAACGCCGAGGCCTTCGGCCCCGGCCGGTTCTCGCGCGCGGCCTATGCGATCCGCGAGGGCGGGCCGCACCGGCGCGACCTCTCCTTCGTGGCGCTTGTGGACGGCGCGGTGGTCGCCTCGGTGCGGATGACGCCGATCGCGGCTGGCGGCGGGCGGGCGCTGCTCCTCGGGCCGCTGGCGGTGCGGCCGGCGTTCAAGAATCTCGGCATCGGCCGGCGGCTGGTCGCGCTGGCGTTGGATGCCGCGCGCAAGGACGGCTGGAGCCTTTCCATCCTCGTCGGCGACGCGCCCTATTACGCGCCGCTCGGCTTTTCGAAGGTCGTGCCCTACGGTCAGCTCGCCATGCCCCGCCCGGTCGACCCCGCGCGGCTGCTCGCCTGCGAGCTGGTTCCGGGGGCGTTGGAGGGGTTCGTGGGGGATGTGGTGCATGCGGAAAGAGCGAGTAGGGAATAGTGAGTAGTGAGTAGAGAAATAGAGCGTGACAGATGCCTGCGATGGCAACCATCTTTCACTACTCACTACTCACTACTCACTACTCACTACTCATTCATCTCCCTTCCCGATACCACATCGACCCCAGCGCCAGCAGCAGCGCCGCGAGGCCGAGGAAGCCGGCGAAGAGCGGGGTGCGGTCGACCGATTTCAGCACGCTGTCGCCGGTGGTCCTGAGGCCGATCCAGTCGCGGCCCGAGGCGTCGCCGGCGGCGCGCACCGGGACGATGCCGGGCAGCGAGACGCCCGAGACGCCCGAGCCGCCGTTCAGCCGCCGCACGCTGCCGCCGCTGGCGGCAGCGGCCGGTTGCAAGAGCGACGTCGACGAGACCGTATCCTGGAACTCCGGCGCGTTGACCGGCCCGACATGGGCGAGCGCTGCCAGATCGCCGTTGCCGACCTGATAGAGGCCGATCTCGTCGGTCTCCAGCGAGCCGGAGAACACACCGGGCGAGGCGGGCGACAGCGTCACCTCGACGGAGCGGCCGGACGGGGTGATGACGGTGGCGCGGCCGGGGTCGTCGCTCATGGTCTGGCGGGCGATGTCGAGCGTCATGCCGCGGCCGGAGGCGGTCAGGCGCTCCTCCTCCAGCTCCGGCTCCTTCATCAGCCAGTGGGCCATGCGCCGGTAGAGCGCGGCATGCGGTCCGCCGCCCTCGAAGCCGCGCGCCCACAGCCAGCCCTGGTCGGACAAGAGCATGCCGACGCGGCCCTCGCCCTTGCGGTCGAGGATGAGGAGCGGCTTGTCGTCCGGCCCCTCCATCACCACGGCGCCGGACGGCTCGCCGACGTCGATCAGCCGGAACCAGCGGCTCCAGTGCGGCGGCTCGGCGTCGGAGCCTTCGAGCCCGCGGGTGACGGGATGGCGTTTCCCCGTCTCGGTCAGGCGCGGATGGAAGGCCTGCTCGACCACCGCGCCCGTCGGCAGGCCGGGCAGGGCGGGCATCAGCGGCGTGCGGGCGATCGACATCGCGCCGGCATATTCGGGACCGGCGGCGACGAGCAGCGCGCCGCCCTTTTCGACATATTCGGCGATGTAGTCGTAGTAGAGGATCGGCAGCACGTCGCGGTGCTGGTAGCGGTCGAACAGGATCAGGTCGAAATCGTCGATCTTCTCCACGAACAGCTCGCGCGTCGGAAAGGCGATCAGCGACAATTCGTTGATCGGCGTGCCGTCCTGCTTCTCCGGCGGGCGCAGGATGGTGAAGTGGACGAGATCGACCGAGGTGTCGGACTTGAGGAGATTGCGCCAGGTGCGCTCGCCGGCATGCGGCTCGCCCGAGACGAGCAGGACGCGCAGGTTCTCGCGGATGCCGTCGAGCACCGCGATGGTGCGGTTGTTGGTGTCGGTCAGCTCGCCGGGGGCGGTGTCGATGGACAGCTCGACGATGTTCTTGCCGGCATTGGGCACGGTCAGCTCCAGCGTCGTCTCCTCGCCGACCAGCGCCTGCTCGGTGCCGATCTGCTCGCCGTTGACGAGGATGCGCACCGTGACCATCTCGCGCCGGCCGCCGGCATCCTCCATGCTGGTGTCGAGGACGCGATAGGTCAGCTCGATGGGGCGGCCGACGATGCCGAAGCGCGGGGCGCGCTCGAAGCGGATGCGGCGGTCGAACTCGCCTTCCTCGCCGGTGACGAGGACGTGCAGCGGCCCGGTGGCGGCCGTGCCCGGCGCGGACGGCGCGTCATGCACCTGCCCGTCGGTGATCATCACCGTGCCGGCGATGCGCGAGGGCGGCACGTCGCGCAACGCCTGTCCGGCGGCGTCGAACAGGCGGGTCTCGACCCGCTCGTCGGCCGCGCCGGCCTGGCCGGTCTCGACCACGCGCACGTCGAATTGCGGGAACCGCGCGAGGCGCGCCTTGACCTCCTCCAGCGCGGCGTCGGTCTGCTGCGTCCGCTCGCCGATCGACTGGCTCTGGCTGCGGTCGACCACGAGGGCGACGACGCTTTTCAGCGCCTCGCGCTGCTCGTCCATCAGGACGGGGTTGAAAAGCGCGAGCGCGAGCGCGACGAGCGCGGCGAACCGGATCAGCCCGCCCGGCCGGCGGAAGACAAGGCCGGCGACGGCGAGCGCGGCGACGGGCAGCAGCACGGCGGCGAGAAGCAGCGGGGACAGCAGCGGTTCGAAGGCGAGCGACCAGTTCATGCTACTGCCCCAGCCGCTCGAGCAGGATCGGCACATGCACCTGATCGGATTTGTAGTTGCCGGTCAGCACGTACATCATGATGTTGACCCCGGCGCGGAAGGCGTAGGCGCGCTGCATCGGGTCGGCGGGGACGGTCGGCAGCAGCGGGTTGCCCGAGGAATCGATCGCCCAGGCGCCGGCGAAGTCGTTGGCGGTGATCATGATCGGCGTCACGCCGTCTCCGGTGCGCACCGGGCGGTTCTCGACGTTCTCGGCGTCGAGCGAGGCCTCGACCCAGAGCGGCCCGCCGGCATAGCGGCCGGGAAATTCCGGCATGATGAAGAAGGTCTTGGTCAGCACGTGGTCGGCGGGGATCGGCTCCAGCGGCGGCACGTTGATGTTGGCCAGCATGTCGCGCAGGCGCTGGGTCGAGGGGCTGGCCGCGCCGTCGAGGCCGGGTGCGTAGCGGTCGCGGGTGTCGAACAGCACCGTGCCGCCGTTGCGCATATAGGCGTCGACGCGGGCGAGGGCGGCTTCCGACGGCATCGGCGCCTCGGCGTCCACCGGCCAGTAGATCAGCGGGTAGAAGGCGAGCTCGTCGCGCTCGATGTCGATGCCGGCCGGCGCGCCGGGCTCCAGCGCGGTCTTGTCGGCGAGGAAGCGCGACAGGCCTTGCAGGCCGGAGCGGCTGAGCGAATCGACGGCCGCGTCGCCGGTCAGCACATAGGCGATGCGGGTGGTGCTGATCGCGGCGATGGCCTTCTCGTCGTCGACTGCCGTATCCTGCGCCGCATCGTCCTGCGCCAGCGCCGGAGCGGCGAAGGCGGCGAGCGCGATACCGCCGGCGAGGAGGACGACCGCCGCGCCAGCGGCCGCGCGGGGCTGGCCCGGCTGGCGCCGGCGGCGGGAGAACGCGCCGCCCATCCACAGCATGGCGAGCGTGTCGAGCGCCATCAGCAGAAGCGCGGCGGCGAGGAGCGGCCCCTTCATGTCCACGGCCTCGTCGAAGGCGTAGGTCGCGCGGGTGACGGGAAGGCCGGTCTGCGGCCGCGCAAGCGGCGCGAGCACGGCGTCGGGCGCAAGGAGGTTGTGGGCGACCATGCCTTCCTCGCTGCCGTAGAAGCCGGGCGGGTTCTCCAGCGTCACCGGGGCGGGCGTGCCGGTGGCGAGCGGGCGCGCGTCGGGGCCGGGGGCGGTCAGCGTGCCGTCGGCGGCGACCATGCGGTAAGGCGG of Aquamicrobium sp. contains these proteins:
- a CDS encoding GNAT family N-acetyltransferase, with amino-acid sequence MSLADMATDVAYALEAAEHDPEIEDINAEAFGPGRFSRAAYAIREGGPHRRDLSFVALVDGAVVASVRMTPIAAGGGRALLLGPLAVRPAFKNLGIGRRLVALALDAARKDGWSLSILVGDAPYYAPLGFSKVVPYGQLAMPRPVDPARLLACELVPGALEGFVGDVVHAERASRE